The Novosphingobium sp. THN1 genome includes a window with the following:
- a CDS encoding acyl-CoA dehydrogenase family protein: MNFDLNEDEEMLKALAERFVDDNYDLDRRRVYLGGANGFSPQMWSLLAELGLVAAPLSFESGGLALDATAIATVFQALGKGLVVEPLIENVMVAARLFECVAPPEIAGDWMEPLAMGTRRLALAHAEQGARGGRTFIETSVGANGTLSGAKSCVPAGAGVDGYIVTARDSGAPGDDAGVGLYLVAANAPGLTITPWRMVDGSLAVSLGLADVAATRLGGSLADVADVGVLASLARSAEALGIMQRLFDATLDYLRTRQQFGTALGSFQAIQHRMVAQYAAIEQGRALLDLAIVSQGSNGFAAAVDGLRAFVAPASVELGHEMIQFHGGMGVTDELFIGHGHKRLLALSRWPDDGLAALDRFAAA, translated from the coding sequence GTGAATTTCGACCTGAATGAAGACGAGGAAATGCTCAAGGCCCTGGCCGAGCGCTTCGTTGATGACAACTACGACCTCGATCGCCGCCGTGTCTATCTCGGCGGGGCCAATGGCTTTTCGCCGCAGATGTGGTCCCTTCTTGCCGAACTCGGCCTTGTCGCGGCGCCGCTGTCTTTCGAAAGCGGCGGGCTGGCGCTCGATGCCACGGCGATTGCCACGGTGTTCCAGGCGCTGGGCAAGGGTCTGGTCGTCGAACCCCTGATCGAGAACGTGATGGTCGCAGCGCGGCTGTTCGAATGCGTCGCTCCCCCGGAAATCGCGGGCGACTGGATGGAGCCCCTCGCCATGGGCACCCGTCGCCTGGCGCTGGCCCATGCCGAACAGGGCGCGCGCGGCGGTCGCACTTTTATTGAGACCAGCGTGGGCGCCAATGGCACGCTGTCGGGCGCCAAGTCCTGCGTGCCCGCAGGCGCCGGGGTCGATGGCTATATCGTGACGGCACGCGATAGCGGCGCACCGGGCGATGACGCGGGCGTTGGCCTCTATCTTGTTGCCGCCAATGCACCTGGCCTGACAATCACGCCGTGGCGCATGGTCGATGGCTCGCTGGCGGTGAGCCTTGGACTGGCCGACGTTGCTGCTACGCGGCTCGGCGGCTCGCTGGCCGATGTCGCCGATGTCGGGGTGCTGGCTTCGCTGGCGCGTTCTGCCGAAGCGCTGGGCATCATGCAGCGCCTGTTCGATGCCACGCTCGATTACCTGCGCACGCGCCAGCAGTTCGGCACGGCCCTGGGCTCGTTCCAGGCGATCCAGCACCGCATGGTTGCGCAATATGCTGCGATCGAGCAGGGCAGGGCACTGCTCGATCTTGCCATTGTCAGCCAGGGATCAAACGGGTTCGCCGCCGCCGTCGATGGCCTGCGCGCCTTTGTCGCCCCGGCTTCGGTGGAACTTGGTCATGAGATGATCCAGTTCCACGGCGGCATGGGCGTGACGGACGAACTGTTCATCGGCCACGGTCACAAGCGCCTGCTCGCCTTGTCGCGCTGGCCCGACGATGGCCTTGCCGCGCTTGACCGGTTTGCCGCTGCCTGA
- a CDS encoding methyl-accepting chemotaxis protein, producing MRRNFNAGLNSISAALANIRGLAGTVLTGSEEIDAASADLARRNERQAANLQRAATAMNEVTTALGQTAERADTAHRSVASVAAKAAEGHDVAASAMDSMHEIEKSSQEIGRIVGLIDGIAFQTNLLALNAGVEAARAGEAGKGLPLSPPRYARLPSVAPKLRGISRGWLIAVPARLPEASPLSSGRARSWAN from the coding sequence ATGCGCCGCAACTTCAACGCTGGGCTGAACAGCATCTCGGCCGCGCTGGCCAACATTCGCGGCCTTGCCGGAACGGTCCTGACCGGATCGGAGGAGATCGACGCCGCTTCGGCCGATCTTGCCCGCCGCAACGAACGGCAGGCGGCCAACCTGCAGCGCGCGGCGACGGCGATGAACGAGGTGACCACTGCGCTCGGCCAGACCGCCGAGCGCGCCGATACCGCCCACCGCTCCGTCGCCAGCGTTGCCGCGAAGGCCGCAGAAGGCCACGACGTTGCCGCATCGGCCATGGATTCGATGCACGAGATCGAGAAGTCATCACAGGAAATCGGCCGGATTGTCGGCCTGATCGATGGCATCGCTTTTCAGACCAACCTGCTGGCGCTCAACGCTGGTGTGGAAGCGGCGCGCGCAGGGGAGGCAGGCAAGGGTTTGCCGTTGTCGCCACCGAGGTACGCGCGCTTGCCCAGCGTTGCGCCGAAGCTGCGCGGGATATCAAGGGGCTGGTTGATAGCAGTACCAGCACGGTTGCCAGAGGCGTCACCACTGTCGAGCGGACGCGCTCGGTCCTGGGCGAATTGA